One window of Parambassis ranga chromosome 3, fParRan2.1, whole genome shotgun sequence genomic DNA carries:
- the LOC114432883 gene encoding cadherin-related family member 5-like, producing the protein MELKPKSKPALDVFGCVVCFFFTVCSAQRLCTVPPGPVTVSENNTADVQVVKILSSSDVTLTVTVNPEDLFYLRGELLMVKKGLDYESLSSSALTVWVQCSRAGSTSVNESVEVLVENVNDNPPNFAQTHYVLDVNELTPVNLSVGLIEATDVDSEPLYYRLETAADKYFRLENINSPKILVRSILDYDVVQKISLVLHVQDTFNGSTSDEPFFTSVATITVHVKDVDNRPPWFQPCLRTNLGIAKLCVSSGYRGRVNLTEKEEGPLVLEPGPVFARDGDKNRSEQISYRILRGNEGNIFQIDEETGNITMSKAADIVGPITLTVLASQVTNRDQFAVTQVTIDVMKKSRNPPRFERERYEGFIYSNSVPESMILRDRSTNRPFRVRARDEDFASGVNPDVKYEVQYSSYVNVTTDGFVILKRVVKTESFALQLRAVDATTGEFGTAALSVQVIPAVAIPSPSNIGYRPGDMALLGLVMAALLVLCLIVIGFLISRLWKENASMDKICECLGPCLRSEQHRSGHRDSLQYTNDGFQNEADPSRGGARRWNNVVPRRSTFPQGRVIPLERRSRHCSSCGVYTNHVPKGSPSVRPSRRGRGDGDEYSMRSILAKQRRKEGQKTVWFKESEDSSDIEVEIIPDTVGRVEEETEEELEGEVEMEGVVRDPKAPRREDGEESQSTEPGKEQDPENTGSDKEKENQEQER; encoded by the exons ATGGAACTGAAACCAAAGAGCAAACCTGCGCTCGATGTTTTTGGATGTGTCGTCTGCTTCTTCTTTACGGTTTGTTCAGCTCAAAGAC tcTGCACGGTGCCTCCTGGTCCGGTGACGGTCTCAGAAAACAACACGGCTGACGTCCAGGTGGTGAAGATCCTCTCCAGCAGCGATGTGACTCTGACGGTGACGGTGAATCCTGAAGACCTGTTCTACCTGAGAGGAGAGCTGCTGATGGTGAAGAAAGGTCTGGACTACGAG tcgtTGTCCAGCTCAGCTCTGACAGTGTGGGTTCAGTGCAGCAGAGCTGGCTCCACATCA GTGAACGAgtctgtggaggttctggtggAAAATGTGAACGATAACCCTCCGAACTTTGCACAGACCCACTACGTGCTGGACGTGAACGAG CTGACTCCAGTCAACCTCAGCGTCGGCCTGATAGAAGCCACAGACGTGGATTCAGAGCCGCTGTACTACCGCTTAGAGACTGCGGCG GACAAATATTTCCGTCTGGAGAACATAAACAGTCCCAAGATTCTGGTGAGAAGCATCCTGGACTACGACGTCGTGCAGAAGATCTCTCTGGTGCTACACGTGCAG GACACGTTCAACGGCTCCACCTCCGACGAGCCCTTCTTCACCTCCGTGGCCACCATCACCGTGCACGTGAAGGACGTGGACAACCGCCCGCCGTGGTTTCAGCCGTGTCTGAGGACCAACTTAGGAATCGCCAAACTGTGCGTGAGCAGCGGCTACAGAGGAAGAGTCAACCTCACTGAGAAGGAG GAAGGTCCGCTGGTGCTGGAGCCCGGCCCGGTGTTCGCCCGGGACGGGGACAAGAACCGGAGCGAGCAGATCAGCTACAGAATCCTGCGAG GAAATGAAGGAAACATTTTCCAGATCGACGAGGAAACAGGAAACATCACGATGAGTAAAGCTGCGGACATCGTCGGCCCGATAACGCTCACCgtgctg GCGTCACAGGTGACCAACAGAGATCAGTTTGCGGTGACGCAGGTGACCATTGACGTGATGAAGAAGAGCAGGAACCCTCCTCGCTTTGAGAGAGAGCGATACGAAGGATTTATCTACAGCAACTCCGTCCCCGAGAGCATGATCCTCCGAGACCGGAGCACCAACCGACCCTTCAGGGTCCGAGCCCGGGACGAGGACTTCGCCAGT ggcgTGAATCCAGACGTGAAGTATGAGGTTCAGTACAGCAGCTACGTCAACGTGACCACTGATGGTTTCGTCATCCTGAAGAGAGTCGTGAAGACGGAGTCTTTCGCTCTTCAG ctccGAGCGGTCGACGCCACCACCGGCGAGTTTGGAACGGCGGCTCTCTCTGTTCAGGTCATACCTG CTGTGGCCATCCCGTCTCCGTCCAACATCGGCTATCGTCCTGGCGACATGGCGCTCCTCGGCCTGGTCATGGCGGCTCTGCTGGTCCTTTGCCTCATTGTGATTGGCTTCCTGATTTCCCGCTTGTGGAAGGAAAATGCCAGCATGGACAAAATATGTGAG TGCCTGGGCCCCTGTCTGCGGTCGGAGCAGCATCGGAGCGGCCACAGGGACTCTCTGCAGTACACCAATGACGGCTTCCAGAACGAGGCCGACCCGAGCCGCGGGGGCGCCAGGCGCTGGAACAACGTCGTGCCCAGGCGCAGCACCTTCCCCCAGGGCCGGGTCATCCCTCTGGAGAGGCGGAGCCGCCACTGCTCCTCCTGCGGCGTCTACACCAACCACGTCCCCAAGGGGAGCCCCTCAGTGAGACCCTCCAGGAGAGGCAGGGGGGACGGCGACGAGTACAGCATGAGGTCGATCCTCGCCAAGCAGCGGAGGAAGGAGGGCCAGAAGACGGTGTGGTTCAAAGAGAGCGAGGACTCCTCGGACATCGAGGTGGAGATTATCCCCGACACAGTGggccgggtggaggaggagaccgaggaggagctggagggggaggtggagatggagggcGTGGTCAGAGACCCAAAGGCCCCACGGAGGGAGGACGGGGAGGAGAGCCAGAGCACGGAGCCGGGCAAGGAGCAGGACCCTGAGAATACCGGCTCGgacaaagagaaggaaaacCAGGAGCAGGAGCGCTGA
- the LOC114432888 gene encoding cathepsin D, with protein MRSLFLFVFAALALTNDALVRIPLKKFRSIRRELTDSGRRAEELLADKQSLKYNFGFPSSNGPTPETLKNYLDAQYYGEISLGTPPQTFTVVFDTGSSNLWVPSVHCSLFDIACLLHHKYNSAKSSTYVKNGTAFAIQYGSGSLSGYLSQDTCSIGDLSVENQLFGEAIKQPGVAFIAAKFDGILGMAYPRISVDGVAPVFDNIMSQKKVEKNLFSFYLNRNPDTEPGGELLLGGTDPKYYTGDFHYVNISRQAYWQIHMDGMAVGSQLSLCKGGCEAIVDTGTSLITGPSAEVKALQKAIGALPLIQGEYMVNCDKIPSLPAITFNVGGQSYTLTGEQYVLKESQAGKTICLSGFMGLDIPAPAGPLWILGDVFIGQYYTVFDRESNRVGFAKSK; from the exons AAGAGCTGAGGAGCTTCTGGCCGACAAGCAGTCCCTTAAGTACAACTTTGGCTTCCCCTCCAGTAATGGACCCACTCCAGAAACCCTGAAGAACTACCTTGAC GCTCAGTATTACGGGGAGATCAGCCTGGGCACCCCTCCTCAGACCTTCACCGTGGTCTTTGACACCGGCTCCTCTAACCTGTGGGTGCCCTCTGTTCACTGCTCCTTGTTCGACATCGCGTGCT TGCTCCACCACAAATATAATTCTGCTAAATCTAGCACATACGTGAAGAACGGCACCGCCTTCGCCATCCAGTATGGGAGCGGCAGTCTGTCGGGCTACCTCAGCCAGGACACGTGCTCC ATTGGAGATCTCTCTGTGGAGAATCAGCTTTTTGGGGAGGCCATCAAACAGCCCGGGGTCGCGTTCATTGCAGCAAAGTTTGATGGCATCCTGGGCATGGCGTACCCGCGCATCTCTGTGGACGGAGTGGCTCCGGTGTTCGACAACATCATGAGCCAGAAGAAAGTGGAGAAGAATCTGTTCTCCTTCTACCTGAACAG GAACCCTGACACAGAGCCCGGCGgtgagctgctgctgggaggAACTGACCCCAAATATTACACTGGGGACTTTCACTACGTTAACATCTCCCGCCAGGCCTACTGGCAGATCCACATGGACGG gatGGCCGTGGGCAGTCAGCTGAGTCTGTGTAAGGGCGGCTGCGAGGCCATCGTGGACACCGGGACGTCTCTGATCACCGGCCCCTCCGCTGAGGTCAAGGCCCTGCAGAAGGCCATCGGAGCTCTGCCGCTCATCCAGGGAGAG TACATGGTGAACTGTGATAAAATCCCATCCCTGCCTGCCATTACCTTCAACGTAGGCGGACAGAGCTACACTCTGACCGGAGAACAGTACGTCCTCAAG GAGTCTCAGGCTGGAAAGACCATCTGTCTGAGCGGCTTCATGGGTCTGGACATCCCCGCCCCCGCCGGGCCTCTGTGGATCTTGGGAGACGTCTTTATCGGCCAGTACTACACCGTGTTTGATCGCGAAAGCAACAGGGTGGGCTTCGCTAAATCCAAGTAA